The DNA window GCATGGCGGACCTGCGCGAGCAGGGACCCCTGCGTGGGACGCTGTCGTGCGGCAACCTGGCCCACGGCTTTGCCGCCTGTGGCCAGGCCGATAAAGACACGCTGAAGCTGGTGAACAAAGCCAATATCGCTATCGTGTCGGCGTATAACGACATGCTTTCCGCGCATCAGCCCTACCATGACTTTCCCGACGTCATTCGCAAGGCCGCCCATGGCATGGGCTCGGTCGCCCAATTCGCGGGCGGCACACCGGCCATGTGCGACGGCGTAACCCAGGGCCAGCCGGGGATGGAAATCGGTCTGTTTTCGCGGGATGTGATCGCCATGAGCACGGCGGTCGCTCTCAGCCATAACATGTTCGACGGCATGTTGCTGCTGGGCATCTGCGACAAGATCGTACCGGGGCTGCTGATTGGCGGGCTGAGTTTCGGCCACCTGCCGGGTATCCTCGTGCCCGCCGGTCCCATGCCTTCGGGCATGCCCAACAAGGAGAAGCAGCGCATCCGGCAGCTGTATGCCGAGGGCAAGGTGGGCAAAGATGAACTGCTGGAAGCCGAAAGCCAGTCCTACCACAGCCCTGGCACCTGCACCTTCTACGGCACCGCCAACAGCAATCAGATGCTAGTGGAAGTCATGGGCTTGCACATGCCGGGAGCCGCGTTTATCCACCCGGGTACGCCCTTGCGCGACGCCTTGACGGCGGCAGCCACGGAGCAGGTAATCCGACTGTCCCAGCCCAACGGCGGCACTCAGGGTATGGCGCACGTGGTGGCGGAGAAGAATATCGTCAACGCCCTGGTGGCGCTGCTGGTTACGGGCGGCTCCACCAACCACACCATCCACTGGGTTGCCATTGCCCGCGCGGCGGGCATCATCCTCAACTGGGACGACTATGCCGAGCTTTCGGCCGCGGTACCGTCGATGACGCGGATCTACCCCAACGGCCAGGCCGATATCAACGCCTTCCACGACGCCGGCGGCACCGGCTTCCTCATACGCGAACTGCTGGAGGCGGGCCTGCTTCACAACGACGTTGAGACAGTCATGGGCCATGGACTCGAGCGCTATACCCGTATGCCAGCCATGGACGGGGCCAAGCTGGTCTGGGCCGAGCCGAGCCGGGAAAGCGGTGATGCCGATGTGCTTTCCACGGCCGATGCGCCGTTCGCGCCTGACGGCGGCCTCAAGGTGCTGGAAGGCAACCTGGGCCGTGGCGTGATCAAGGTTTCGGCGGTTGAGAAGGAACACCAGCAGATCGAGGCCCCGGCGGTCGTCTTTGAGGCCCAGAACGAGGTCGGACCTGCGTTTGAGGCGGGTGAGTTGGACCGGGACTGCGTTATCGTCGTGCGCTTCCAGGGCCCCCGGGCCAATGGCATGCCTGAACTGCACAAGCTCACGCCGTATCTGGGCGTTCTGCAGGACAAGGGTTTCAAGGTCGCCTTGGTGACGGACGGGCGAATGTCGGGCGCCTCCGGCAAGTTCCCCGCGGCGATTCACGTCTATCCCGAAGCAGTCAGCGGTGGGGTCATCGGCCGTATCCAGAACGGCGATATTATTCACCTCGATGCTGTTCGTGGCGAACTCAGCGTCAAGCTCAGCGATGCAGAGCTGGCGCAGCGAACCCCGGTTACCGTTGACCTCAGCCCCAACCACCACGGCTATGGACGCGAGATGTTTGGCTGGATGCGCCGGGCGGCGAGTAATCCCGAAGAGGGCGCCTGCTACTTCTGGAACCATGAGGCATGAGGACCGGCGACAAAGAGCGAAAGTCTGAAAGCATGGCGGCAACCGGGACAGGACCCGATACAGGACCCATGGCTGGATCCCAAACAACTAATGAGCCACCCGTTCTGGTCGGAGATATCGGCGGCACCAACGCCCGTTTTGCGTTGGCCTACCCGGGCCGGGCCGGGCTGCATCACCTTGAGACCTTGCAGTGCGCCGACTACGACAATCTGGATGCGGCCGCCACTGCCTATCTTGCTCGGACAGGTCAGCCAAAGGTTGACGACGTCTGCCTGGCGGTGGCATCGCCCATCCAGGGCACGCGGGTGGAGATGACCAACAACCACTGGCGGTTCGATACGGCTGAGGTTGCCCACGCGATGGGCTGGCGCCAGTTCCGGGTGCTCAATGACTTCCTGGCACTGGCCCTGGGCATGCCGCAGGTTGCTCCGGAGAAACTGGTGAAGGTCTGCGGCGGCGCAGGAGATCCGAATCGGGCGAGGCTGGTCATTGGCCCCGGCACGGGCCTGGGCGTGGCCGGACTGGTGCCCCACCAGGGCAGCTGGATTGCCCTGCCGTCCCAGGGGGGACACGTGGAGTTCGCGCCCCGGGACGGCCGGGAGCTGGCGATCCTGCAGATCCTGCAAGGACAGTTCGGTCGGGTTTCGGCGGAACGTATTTTGTGCGGGGCCGGGCTGGTCAACCTCTACCGTGCGCACGCGCAGATAGAGGGCGTCAACGCATTATTCGAAAGCCCGGGCGACATCCTGCAGGCCGCTCTTGCCTCGACAGACCCGCTCGCCCGAAAAACCCTGGAGCACTTCAGCGAAATCATGGGCCGGGTGGCCGGCGACGCGGCGCTGACAATGGGTTCGCTCGGGGGGGTCTATCTTTGTGGGGGAATTATTCCGCGCTTCGTCGACTTCTTCTGTCAGAGCGGCTTTCAAAAGGCCTTTGAAGACAAAGGCCGAATGCGCAAGCTGATGGAGCAGACGCCGGTGCATATCGTTACAGAGCCCTACGCCGGCCTGTTGGGTGCGGCTGAGGCATTGCGCATGGTGGACGCCATTAAGGGCTAGAGTCCCGCTCAGCCACTGGCCGCGGGAACAACAGGTCGCATGGGCTACTAGCTTTGTTCCGGTAGCGCGCTTTGCGACGCCTCATCGGCATCACCCGCCCAGCTGTCCTCAACCGGCGGGTCGCTGTCATCCGACGCCTCGAGCTCGGCCTGATCCAGCAGCTTTCTTGGCAGCTCCTTCTTGATCCGCACGCCGAGGCTCTTGAACTGGTGGGCCTGGCTGATGAGGTTGCCTTTGCCGTGATTGAGGGTGGTCATGGCCCGGTCATAGGTGCCGTGCAGCGTATTGATCTGGTCGCCCAGACGTTCCATGTGCTCCAGGAAGACCCGCAGCTTGTCGTACACGGCCCCGGCTTTTTCCGCGACCTTGCGTGCATTCTGGCTCTGGCGCTCGTACCGCCAGATGTTCTCGATAGTGCGCAGGGTGGCGAGCAGGGTAGTGGGCGTGACGATGACCACCTTCTGGTCGAAGGCTTCCGCAAACAGGTTTTCGTCGTGCTGGAAGGCGGCGATAAAGGCGGGCTCGATGGGCATGAACAGCAGCACGAAATCGGGCGAGTTGATGCCCTTGAGCTGGCTGTAGTCCTTCGCGCTCAGATCCCGGATATGCTTGCGCACCGCATCCACATGGTCCCGCAGGGAACGCAGGCGGCCTTCTTCATCCTCCGCCGTGACGTAGCCCTGGTAGGCCACAAGTGAAACCTTGGCATCGACTATGACGTTGCGCTGATCGGGCAGGTGGACGACCACATCAGGGCGCCAGAGCTGGTGGTCCTCATCCCGATAGCTGGCCTGGGTATCGTACTCGGTGCCCTTGCGCAGGCCAGAGCGTTCCAGCACCTTTTCCAGGATCAGCTCGCCCCAGTTGCCCTGGATCTTCTTGTCGCCGCGCAGGGCCTTGGTGAGGCTGGCGGCTTCTTCAGTAATCTGTCGGTTGAGGTCCTTGAGGGAGTCGATTTCCGAGCGTAGCGCCTGGCGGTCCCGCGTCTCGCTGTTGTGGACGTCATCAACACGTTTGCGAAAATCGGACAGCTGGTCGCGAAAGGGCACCAGCAGTTCCTGCAGGTTGCTGCGGTTCTGCTCGCTGAACTTCTCGCTTTTCTGTTCGAAGATGCGGTTAGCCAGCAACTCGAACTCCTGCTTCAGCGCATCCCGGTTGCGCTCCAGTAGTGTCAGTTTTTCCCGCGTGGTTTCCCGCTCGGCATCAAGGGTGACCTGTAGTTCGCTCTGACGAAGCTCGCGCTGATGCAGGGCCTGCTCCGCGGTCGCAAGGTCACGGCGTAGCGCGGCGAGCTCCTGGGTCAGCTCGCTGTGGCGTTTTTCGCGCTCGTCCCGTTCCGCTTCCAGCCGAGCCAGCATGGCGGCTTTGTGCTCCGCGTCCTGGCGCCAGCGCTCGCGGCCGCTGTCCAGGCTTTCAACATCGCTTTCAAGGCGATCTATCTGCTGCTGCAAAGCCTGCTGTTGCTGCTCCGACCACTGCAGATCCTGGGACTGCTCCGCCAGAAGACGCTGGGAACGGCGGAGGCCTGGCAGCAGCAGGGCCAGCATCAGCAAAATCGCAACCAGGGCTGCACCACCGACGTGCATCCAGAACTGGGGATCGTTGTACATTGGCTGGTCCATCTCACTCGATCTCATTCGAAAATCAAAAAATTCTGAATCTCAATCAACAGTTTAGCAGTTTAAAACTCGACCGGGCGTTGCTCTTTACAGGCTCTGTACAGGGGATGGGTATGGATACTGTTGAGATAAGTTTGCGGCATGGTCCTCAGCTTACGACTTTGGTCGACCAAGGCCCAAGAACGCGTGCTACATTTTATCGGTGGCTGTTAGAGTAGGATCGGTAGGCAATATAAACAATAAAAGCCTCGGGAACTCTCGTAAGTATTCTCGTCGTTACTTTCGTCGGTATTCTTGTCGATGTTCTTGTCGATGTTTTTGTCGATAGACCCGTGGGCATTCTGTGGCGTATTTCTTTGGAGGGCGCAGTCCGGTGTTCAAGGCACTCTGGCCAAAAAGAGCGAGTTCGAATGCGTCCAGCGCATCAACGCATGTTGAGGCCGACCGAACCGGCACGAACGCGATGGTCAGCATGCTGTCTCATACCAGCGCCTATCACCTGGAACGTCTGGAAAAACTGATCGACCTGCGGTTCGAGAAAACCTTCGGCGATCTCGACGACGACAGCCTCCGCAATCTGATTGCGTTTGCGTCCCGGGTTCAGGATGCTGATATCCAGCGTGAGCTTCTGCTTTTCTACCTCAATTGCCCACCTTCTATTCAAAGCTCCCTGCGCCACAGCGATATTGTCAGTGAAGATCACGTCCTGCGCCGCGCGCCGGATGCCTGGTCCTGAGTTTCGGTTACGTGTCCTGATACAAGCGTGCGAAAGCACTGCCCCAGGCCGCGATGCGTTTAACGGGAAAGATGGAGTACTCGATGAAAAACAGCCTCGACAGACATTTCCTCGACTCGGACCACCTTGACGTTTTGCTCCTCGACAAGAGCCTCCACGCTCATGACCCTGCCGACGGTCGGCCAGATGACGATTCGCCGATCGAAACCATCATCGTCGACTGATGACTGATGACTGATGACTGATGACTGATGACTGATGACTGATGACTGATGACTGTGACGGACTGGCGGTATCTTTTGGATAGCGCGGGCCAGGAAACGCTTTGCTCAGGCTGCGACATTTGCCTTAATCTGTCGATCACTGCACTCTTGTAGAACGGTTCCAGGAGCATTAACGATGAATCGACGTGTTGCAGGTATGGTCGCGGGTCTGTCAGCTGGTGTAATGTCGGCTGGTTTATTAACCGTGCCGATGATTACGCCGGCTGTGGTAGTGGGCGTGGCTGGCGCCGCCGGCCTTGCCTTTACGACGAGCGCCGTGGCTGCGCCGCTGGCACCGGAGCACGAGGTTCGCCGGCTCACCATGGCGGCCAGGCAGGCCATCCAGGATTCCCGGTGGGATGAAGCCTCGCAGCACCTGACCCGCCTCCAGCATCTCAAAGCCGAGAAGCCGCCGGAATACCACTTCTACCGCGGCCGGGTGATGCTCCACGGCAATCAACTGAACGAAGCCCGGTCGGCGCTGGAAAGCTATGTTGCCGAAGCCGGCAAAGAGGGCGAGCACTACGATCAGGCGCTGCAGCTTATCACTCAGATTGAATCCCAGCGGGACGTGCGGGCAACCGCCAACGAAGGGCAGGCGCCCGTCGCCATGATCGAACCGGCCCAGCGGATCGACGTAGAGGCCTTGCAGCGGCTCTACCTGGAAGACAAACCCAGCGATGCCCTTGCTGCACACGTGAACAGCCTGCTCAGCACCAATGCCTGGCAGCCCGGCCCTGTGTTCCGGGAAAAACCCGAAGAGACCATCGAATACCGCATCACAACCGAATCAAACGGTAGCCTGCAGATACGCGAGACCGAGCGTCGGCCTGGCCAGGGCCCGACAGTTCGCACCCGGACCTTCCCCGTGTTCGGCATCAACCCGATCATTTCCTACGACTGCTACGAATCTGACGGCAGCTGCTGGCTGTTTGACCCCAGGGATGAGTCGCGCTGGCTGCGGCTGGCCAACCGTCCCGCCGCCGCAGAAGAAGTCTCCCAGGTCCTTGGCGAGCTGATGCGCCAGTTACAGAAAGGCGGCTCGTAGCCGCAGCCCGCAATACACTTCCCAGTAAAACGCCCTGGCGCGTGGTCACGCGCAAGGGTTTAAGCCCCCAGGTGACCTGGCGTTCGACTGCGACCTTCGGTACGGCGGCCTCGCCAGAATCCATCGATTGTTTCAGTTGCCCACTCCCTGCCTTTTGTAACGGGCCTCCGTTGCCTTTTGTAACACCCCGTGGCTCAAGGCCGGTCTGCTCCCATATGCGATTTTTCGCATAAGCATGGTCTGCAAACTCATCTCTTCTTTTTATTTCAGCTATTTAAAGCGGAATCCGGGGCCGTTCCCGGCCGGTTGGTACGACCACAAGTGGGCTATTTGACAATTATTTGGCGTTTTTCTGTTGCAATTATTGACCGAATCTCAACATTGTTCGGCGCGCCTTTTGGCTATGATTTCCTCATAGTCAATTAAGTGGTGCAAAATCATGTCAAAAACCGCCAAAAGATTGTTAAAGCAGGGACTGGTAACACTGCCACTGGTAGCGCTGCTCTCTGGTTGTATTGATGGTCTTCCCGATGGCGCCGGTGGCAATGCTCTTGTAGACAGCGGCACGGTTGAAGTTAGCGGCGGCGCGGTCAAAGGTGTGATCCAGCAGGGTATCGTAAAAGCCCATCGTCTGGTGCTCAACGAGCAGGGCGTCTACGTGGCCGACAGCTCTATCAGCGAGACAGTCAGAACCAATGCTAACGGCGGCTTCAAGCTGAAACTGAAAGGCGGCGCAGAGGGTTGGGCCCTGGTTGAGCTTGCTGCTGACGCCAGCACAACCATGAAGTGCGACGTAATGCCGGGCTGTACCGTGGGCAGCCGCATGGTTCCTTTCGGCGAAGCGTTTGCCCTTGATTCCGGCTTCACCCTGCGCGGCGCGGTTGACCTGTCACGGGGCGAAGTCTTCCTGACGCCGCTCTCACACCTTGCCGTAAGCCTGGCCGAACAGAAGAAAGGCGGCCTGACCAGTGAGTCTATCACCACAGCCTACGACGACGTTGAGCAGATGTTCGGCCTGACCGCTGGCAGCCTTCAGGTGGCACCGCCTGACCTTACCAACCTCGGCTCCGGCACGACCCTGACAGAAAACCAGCTCCAATTGGCGATTGTCAACGCTGCATTTCTGGCAGTCGTCAACGATAACGCCGACTGGACCACCATTACCGAAGTGCTGGAAGACATGAGTGGCCAGATCACCAAGCCGATCGGCTTGAGCGGCCAGCGCAACGACCTATGGGTCGGCGAACTCATCGGCACCGCAGCGGATCAGTCTACCCAGGTACGGACCAAGTATTCCGATTCAGCGGCCCTTATTGGCAAGTTTGATAAAGTGGCTGAGCACAACAATGACTACTTCGACGCGATCCTGGCCGCCGACGGCGTCAGCGGTAACATCGACTTCGATCAGCGTCTCGCCGACACCGTCACGCCCCCGAAAGGCCTCAACGGCAACAAGCCTAACAAGGTCGTGACCGAAGTGCCCCAGGAGGTAGTCACCGAAGTACCCGAAGTCATTACCGAGGCGCCAAAGAGTGACGACAACGTGGCTGGCGACGACACCAACGCCGCACCCGAAATCGCCGCCAATGCCGCCTTACTGAGCTGGGGCGCGCCCATGCAGCGGGAAGACGGCACCAGCCTCTACCCCGGCGACATCGCCGGCTACGAACTGCGCTACGGCCGCACGGCTGAAGAACTGGGCCAGTTTGTCGAGACCGTGGAAGGCACCGTGACCAGCAAGCTGATCTCAGGACTGGAAGCGGGCACCTGGATGTTTGAGATCCGCACGATTGATACGGACGAGAATGTCAGCCGCTGGTCGGCTTCGGTGAGTAAGACTGTGAACATCTAAGAATGTAGGTTTGAAGTCCCCGTTGGCCCGGCAATTTGCCGGGCTTTTTTTTGGTGCGTCTCGGTTAGGCAGGATGCTGATGATGGGCCGGCTCCTCATCCTGACTTCGTCGGTTCTGCCTCGCTAGCCAGTGGCTCCGAGTCCAGTGTCGGTGCTTCGCTTCATCCCGCCTGCTTCATCATTAAATCCGTAGGTTTGGTCTTGGCCGCATACCCGAAGATCAAACTCTTCCCCGGCCGGTGCCCGTCCGAGGGCCCACGCATGCAGTGTTATTAAGTGCGCGGATCACAGAGGTCAAATGACGACGTAGAAGTCATTCGCTAGCTGGGCTAAGCTGTTGTTTTGGTGACTGTATAAGGCGAAGTGCTTTGGGCAGACAAGCACAATAACGAAGCGGTCGCGTTTCCGCGATGATGAAGCGCGCTATCTAATCACTGTTAGCGAGAGATTGGCTTCACCCTTCATTGCGGGAGACTGTGGGTAAAACTATGAGAAAACCAAGAATATTTATCGCATCTTCGGCTGAAAGTCTCGATGTAGCGGATGCATTCAACGTCAATCTCGATCATCAAGCAGAAGTAACAGTCTGGAAACACGGTTTTGCGCTATCGCAATCGACCATCGAATCGCTTGTCCAAATGGCCGATACGGTGGATTTTGCGATATTCATTTTTACGCCCGACGATGTTGCCCAGATTCGGGAAAAGGAAAGGCAGGTTACTCGCGACAACGTTGTCTATGAACTCGGCTTATTCACTGGAACACTTGGCAAAGATAGATGCTTCATCGTCAAACCAAGGGATACTGACCTTCACTTGCCTACTGACTTGCTCGGACTCACTGCGGCAGATTATGAGGGAAATCGGTCTGACAAGAACTTAGAAGCAGCTGTAAATCATCCAAGCGTCCTGATAAAGAAACGTGTCGCAGAACTAGGCTTGGTCTCCCAAGATCTTGATGTTCAGAAAAAGGTTCGACGGAAAGTTGGATACAAATATAAGGTCGGAGAGGCGGAGCACCTCATCCTTACAAAAGTATTGGAGTCATATGCTCGATCGCCCGAGGGCGTTGCGGCGCATATGGTATTTAATGAAATTGGCGGAGTCAGCGACGGACACCTTAGTCTTGCGCTCATCAAACTGGAGAGGCTTGGCTATTTAGATAAGAGTATCGTCGAAGACGGAAACTATGAGTACTACGGCTTCTCGATCACCGCTGATGGCATTGATTATCTGTTAGAAAACGAGGATTCACTGCCAAAAACGGATTCTGATTCGCGCCCTACCCAAGTCCCGGTGGATGATTTTGACGACGATATTCCATTTTAAACAAGGCGCTAACCAGCGGCTGCACAGCGACCGATTTTCCACCGCTTCGCGGCTCCAAACCGGCGCGTGAGCCTGGCGTTAGGCAACAAAGCAAGCCAAGAAAAGAAGACATATGTGGCCCCAAAAAATTAAAGAAGATGCACTAGTTGCTTGTGGGAGACGCTGCTGTGTCTGTCATATGTTCGGTGGGCGTAACATAGAGCTTCATCACATCGTGATGGAGTCCAAGGGCGGTGGTTCTACCTTCGATAATTGCGTACCACTTTGCTTCAATTGCCACGCTGAAGCGGGGCATTACAATAGCGAACACCCCAAAGGCACCAAGTACTCATCAGCAGAGCTTCGAAAGCATCGAGACCGCTGGTTTCAGGTTGTGCGAGAGCTCGAGTTTTTAGAGGGTAGATGGGAAGAAAGTGAGAACAAGCAGATTGAAGAGGTTTACGAAGATCAGGTCGTAACGTTAAAGGGGTTTGTCTGGCGAGAAGCATTTCCCGGCCCTCCAAATTACGACTCTTTTGAAACCGATCGAATCGAAACTTATTGGATGCTAGTTATTTCAAAGCCAATTTGCCTATTCTCTAATAGTTTTGAGACTGAAGAGACGATAAAAATCGAGGATATTAAAAAGCTACAGTTGTGTGTTGATTCTGAATTCTACTGCTCCAACAGACAAATCGTCCGCACAAATGTGGAGCTAACGGGAAAGCTCTTCATGTCTATCTCAGGTCATCATCATGGCGATGCAAACTTTGATATTCGAGGCCTGCATGCCTAACAATGGCAGGCACGGCGACGCCAATTACATTGCGCCTTCGGCTCCATTACATGGCGCGCATACTGCAAGCGTTATACGTTAAAGGAACCTCGTGCCTAGTATCGAAGCAGAGAATTTTTCAGAACGAATGAGAGCTGCCGTCTCCCTTAGCTGGGTGATGTTCTCTAGAAAAGTAGGAAACGGACTGATTCCGATAAACAAAGAAGCATCGATGCAGCTTCAATATGCTTACGTCCTGCAGCAGCTTATTCCGTTAATAACTTTCCATGATGACGAAAAGTTTGAAATAGAGCTTGAATCTGGAGTTAGGGCAAACGGCCGCAGTCGTGAAATTGATCTTCTTTTCCGTGGGCAGATTGGAAATCAAAACCACGTCATAGCGGTTGAAATGAAATGTTATCGTACCTTTGCGGCATCTGGGGGCAAGCGTGGCGCGACTGATATTTTTATGAAAGGTGTGTATGAAGATCTACACCTTCTTGAGCAATACATATCAGAAGGTGTCGCTCAAGAAGGCGTCGCGTTGGTTATGAGCGATATGGAAAGGCTTGTTCAGCCCTCAAGCAAAGATTCGAAATGCTGGGACTATGATATTTCACACGGCGCATCATTTGGTCCAATTCAGCTCACTACGCCAATTGGTGGCAGGGAAGTAAATATTAATCTTTCTCGGAAATATTCCTTAGACTGGATCAATTACGGTAGCTTTTGGTTCTTAGAGGCACAAGGTGAAAACGTATAACAATCACAGGCACAGCGACGGCTTTTTCAGTGCGGCTGCGCCTCCATTACGAAGCCGCGCGTGCTGCAAGCGTTAGAGTGATAAATAAATTCAGAGGAAATGCCAAAATCGCACAGCGGGCGGTAGAGCAGATTGCCCAGCGTGCGGCGGCTACAGCAGCTACAGATCATATCCATCGTCATCATACCCATCATATGGCGCCAGGAGAAAACCGGGACAGATCTATTTTTTGAGCGGTTCGTCCAAAAAAGTGCGGGAGAGTGGGGTACTCCCTCAAGAGGAGCTAAACCAGCTCCTTCGAAAAAACAGAGCAAGTTACCTCGTTCCGCAGTCGTAGGAAATATTTTAAATGAATCAGATCACGATAAGGCTCTTTCTTACGTTGTTGGGTTGCTTTCTCCTGTTTGCCTTGAGCCAATTCATCGGATGGCCCGCTATTGTTTTTTTCGTTGCTTACATTGCTTATATGAACGTAAATATCTATTCCCTACGTTGCCCGGTATGCAACACCAAACTTATGACCGGTACAAGCGAGATGTTCCGCAAGCAGTATGGTCGGATGTTTAAACTGATCCGGAGTAAATGTCCCGACTGCGGGGCGGACATAAGGGCATGAATCAAAAAATTATGTAACACTATGTGGACACCCACCTGAAACTCCCCCGCCGCGAACGTCGGTGTAGACGCAGTACCGGCTTCTGATCTGGTGCCGGGAGCACGATTCAGGTGCCAGCAAAGTGTGTATAGACATACTCGTAACCAATGGCAGCCGCCACGTACAAACGAGAAAACCGGGACAGATTTATTTTCATTCAGTTTCTCAAAAGCTTAAATAATTCTGTCCCGGTTTTCGCCGGTTTTTTGAAATACGGAACCCACAGGGTGTACTAAACTCTTGTGAGTCGAGTTATGGCACAACTCGGCGGTGCTTAGGAAAGTGTCATATATAGGAGCCCGACATGGTAGACCATTATTTGAAAGGTGTTAGAAAGAAATATGATGATTTTGTAAAGCGGAACGAAAAAAGACGTCTCGAAGACGTAGAGAAAGAATTGCGTGAGCTCATTAATGAGATTGTGTCAACTACATGGCGAGCAGCTGGTGAAGAATTAGAGTGGCAGTCTAGGTGAGCTACTGGGAATAGAAGACCGGGACCGGTTTATTTTTCAGTCAGTTTCTCAGAGGCTTAAATAAATCTGTCCCGGTTTTCGGTTTTTTGTTTTAGGAAAGTGAAGAATGATCCGTACCTCTTCGACCAAGCCATCGATAAGCGCACTCCGCTTAAAGCTTTTCCGCTGCAGAGCAAATTGATCGGGTCAGATATTGCGTATTGCCTCGTCTTGCCGTTTCGGCCAACCGCCGCAGTCTGATTGCCCCCAAAGTTCAACCCCTCAAGGAGTCAGGGAACGGCCAGATGCCCCAGCGCCAGTAATGTCCGAACATGGGCTGCCCGAACATGGGCCAGTGCATGCAGAACCCAAGTCTGCAGGCTATCGTGAGCGGGTGCCGCAGGATTTAACGCTAGCCCGAGTTTCGAAGTAGCATAGGGCCACATGGTTTGCCCCTTGGCGGCTGCCCTTAATGCTGAGAACAATCAACCGGAGACAACAAGGAACCACATGCCCACTGAATCTCTGAGTCTCAAGGCGTTCAGGAAGTCCTTGAGGATGATGGGGCGCAATCTGCTGCCCTGGCTGTTCGCTGTGCTGGTGACTTCTATTCTCGGCTCGCTGGTACAGTCCACGGTGAATATTGTCAGCGTGCTCCAGATGGGGGCTTACGCGAACTGGCGCGACTGGCAGCGGACAATTCTTCATGACCTGCTCTCGTTCGCGCCTTTCTACGGCCTGCTCGTCGGCGTTGCGTTCCTGTTCGCGTTTCCGACGGCGCTATGGCTAACGCGCAAGTGGCCCGGGTTGCGTTCGATATTGCTGGGTGGCTCAGGTGCCGTGGGCCTGGCTGTTGCCTTTGTCTTTGCTAACGAGATGGCGGCAATCCCGACGCTGATCGCGGCCACACGGCACGTCAACGGTTTTATTGCGATGCTGGCCACCGGCGTCATCGGGGCCTGGGTCTTTGCGCGCACCAGTGGCAAGCCGGAATTCCGGGCGCAGAAAGGCTTCACCTGGACCCACCTGGCGTTTCCGATTGTTGTGCTGGCTGCGGCGTTCGCTCTCCATGTATCCATGCGCCCGGAGCGCCTTCGTGCCATCGATGATTACCCCCTGGAAAACTACCGGGTAGCCATTGTTGTCAAAGGGCTTGAGTACCCCTGGAGCATGGAGCAGCTACCCGACGGGCGTCGGCTGGTCGCTGAGCGTACCGGGGATATTCGCATCATCGACGGCGAAGGCGCACTGCTCAAGCAACCTCTCGGCGGCGTGCCCGAGGTTGTTTTCGGCGTTCAGGGCGGGCTGCTGGACATGGAGCTGTCTCCCCATTTTGAGCAGGACCGGACTATCTTTCTGAGCTATGCCTGCGGCTCGGTCGAAGCCAGTAACCTCTGCGTCGGCCGCGGCGAGCTCAAGGGCGACGAACTGCAGAATTTCCACCGCATTTTCCAGGCCGAGCCGCTGACAGACACCACCGTGCAGTTCGGTTCGCGCATTGTGTTCCTGCCCGATGACACTCTGGTTGTGTCCGTAGGC is part of the Hydrocarboniclastica marina genome and encodes:
- the edd gene encoding phosphogluconate dehydratase → MHPTIEKVTQRIIERSRPTREAYLARMADLREQGPLRGTLSCGNLAHGFAACGQADKDTLKLVNKANIAIVSAYNDMLSAHQPYHDFPDVIRKAAHGMGSVAQFAGGTPAMCDGVTQGQPGMEIGLFSRDVIAMSTAVALSHNMFDGMLLLGICDKIVPGLLIGGLSFGHLPGILVPAGPMPSGMPNKEKQRIRQLYAEGKVGKDELLEAESQSYHSPGTCTFYGTANSNQMLVEVMGLHMPGAAFIHPGTPLRDALTAAATEQVIRLSQPNGGTQGMAHVVAEKNIVNALVALLVTGGSTNHTIHWVAIARAAGIILNWDDYAELSAAVPSMTRIYPNGQADINAFHDAGGTGFLIRELLEAGLLHNDVETVMGHGLERYTRMPAMDGAKLVWAEPSRESGDADVLSTADAPFAPDGGLKVLEGNLGRGVIKVSAVEKEHQQIEAPAVVFEAQNEVGPAFEAGELDRDCVIVVRFQGPRANGMPELHKLTPYLGVLQDKGFKVALVTDGRMSGASGKFPAAIHVYPEAVSGGVIGRIQNGDIIHLDAVRGELSVKLSDAELAQRTPVTVDLSPNHHGYGREMFGWMRRAASNPEEGACYFWNHEA
- the glk gene encoding glucokinase; protein product: MAGSQTTNEPPVLVGDIGGTNARFALAYPGRAGLHHLETLQCADYDNLDAAATAYLARTGQPKVDDVCLAVASPIQGTRVEMTNNHWRFDTAEVAHAMGWRQFRVLNDFLALALGMPQVAPEKLVKVCGGAGDPNRARLVIGPGTGLGVAGLVPHQGSWIALPSQGGHVEFAPRDGRELAILQILQGQFGRVSAERILCGAGLVNLYRAHAQIEGVNALFESPGDILQAALASTDPLARKTLEHFSEIMGRVAGDAALTMGSLGGVYLCGGIIPRFVDFFCQSGFQKAFEDKGRMRKLMEQTPVHIVTEPYAGLLGAAEALRMVDAIKG
- the rmuC gene encoding DNA recombination protein RmuC, coding for MDQPMYNDPQFWMHVGGAALVAILLMLALLLPGLRRSQRLLAEQSQDLQWSEQQQQALQQQIDRLESDVESLDSGRERWRQDAEHKAAMLARLEAERDEREKRHSELTQELAALRRDLATAEQALHQRELRQSELQVTLDAERETTREKLTLLERNRDALKQEFELLANRIFEQKSEKFSEQNRSNLQELLVPFRDQLSDFRKRVDDVHNSETRDRQALRSEIDSLKDLNRQITEEAASLTKALRGDKKIQGNWGELILEKVLERSGLRKGTEYDTQASYRDEDHQLWRPDVVVHLPDQRNVIVDAKVSLVAYQGYVTAEDEEGRLRSLRDHVDAVRKHIRDLSAKDYSQLKGINSPDFVLLFMPIEPAFIAAFQHDENLFAEAFDQKVVIVTPTTLLATLRTIENIWRYERQSQNARKVAEKAGAVYDKLRVFLEHMERLGDQINTLHGTYDRAMTTLNHGKGNLISQAHQFKSLGVRIKKELPRKLLDQAELEASDDSDPPVEDSWAGDADEASQSALPEQS
- a CDS encoding fibronectin type III domain-containing protein, encoding MSKTAKRLLKQGLVTLPLVALLSGCIDGLPDGAGGNALVDSGTVEVSGGAVKGVIQQGIVKAHRLVLNEQGVYVADSSISETVRTNANGGFKLKLKGGAEGWALVELAADASTTMKCDVMPGCTVGSRMVPFGEAFALDSGFTLRGAVDLSRGEVFLTPLSHLAVSLAEQKKGGLTSESITTAYDDVEQMFGLTAGSLQVAPPDLTNLGSGTTLTENQLQLAIVNAAFLAVVNDNADWTTITEVLEDMSGQITKPIGLSGQRNDLWVGELIGTAADQSTQVRTKYSDSAALIGKFDKVAEHNNDYFDAILAADGVSGNIDFDQRLADTVTPPKGLNGNKPNKVVTEVPQEVVTEVPEVITEAPKSDDNVAGDDTNAAPEIAANAALLSWGAPMQREDGTSLYPGDIAGYELRYGRTAEELGQFVETVEGTVTSKLISGLEAGTWMFEIRTIDTDENVSRWSASVSKTVNI